One genomic region from Chiloscyllium plagiosum isolate BGI_BamShark_2017 chromosome 21, ASM401019v2, whole genome shotgun sequence encodes:
- the LOC122560727 gene encoding acyl carrier protein, mitochondrial-like gives MGVVALVTAAAVHVGHTVLSKMALRVLSRCVRRWPQPWSRSRVGPSAGAQPLAGTGSSYSQHVCSRRAVGEAPRAQSCSLFLQSLRQYGDLPPLTFGSIQERVLYVLKLYDKINPDKLLPTSHFMKDLGLDSLDQVEIIMAMEDEFGFEIPDVDAEKLMTPDEIVTYIADKKDVYE, from the exons ATGGGTGTTGTTGCCCTTGTCACAGCCGCCGCGGTGCACGTTGGACACACAGTCCTTTCCAAGATGGCGCTGCGTGTCCTCTCTCGATGCGTCCGACGGTGGCCGCAACCTTGGAGCAGGTCAAGGGTAGGCCCGAGCGCCGGGGCCCAGCCTCTCGCTGGAACCGGCAGTAGCTACTCTCAACACGTTTGCAGCAGGCGGGCTGTTGGCGAGGCGCCCCGGGCTCAG AGTTGTAGTCTGTTTCTACAGTCGTTGCGTCAGTATGGGGATCTGCCCCCTCTGACTtttggcagcatccaggaacGTGTGCTGTACGTGTTAAAATTGTATGATAAAATTAATCCTGACAAG ctTCTACCAACCTCTCATTTTATGAAGGATTTGGGTTTGGATAGTTTGGATCAAGTAGAAATCATTATGGCCATGGAAGATGAATTTG GATTTGAGATTCCAGATGTAGATGCAGAAAAGTTGATGACGCCTGATGAGATTGTAACTTATATCGCAGATAAGAAGGATGtatatgaataa